Proteins from one Bradyrhizobium amphicarpaeae genomic window:
- a CDS encoding VOC family protein: protein MRYLHTMLRVRNLDVALKFYVDAFGLKEVRRIENDKGRFTLVFLCSSDDLEALKKQPSSRGAPLVELTWNWDEEKYGEDRFFGHLAYEVDDIYATCEKLQKAGVTINRPPRDGNMAFVRSPDLHSIELLQKGDPKPPQEPWASMPNTGHW, encoded by the coding sequence ATGCGATACCTCCACACCATGCTGCGCGTGCGCAATCTCGATGTCGCGCTGAAATTCTATGTCGATGCTTTCGGGTTGAAGGAGGTGCGGCGGATCGAGAACGACAAGGGGCGGTTCACACTGGTGTTCTTGTGCTCGTCGGACGATCTCGAGGCGCTGAAGAAGCAGCCCTCGAGCCGCGGCGCGCCGCTGGTCGAGCTCACCTGGAATTGGGACGAGGAGAAGTATGGCGAGGACCGCTTCTTCGGCCATCTCGCCTATGAGGTCGACGACATCTACGCCACCTGCGAGAAGCTGCAGAAAGCCGGCGTCACCATCAACCGCCCGCCGCGCGACGGCAACATGGCCTTCGTCCGCTCGCCGGATCTGCACTCGATCGAGCTGTTGCAGAAGGGCGATCCGAAGCCGCCGCAGGAGCCTTGGGCGTCGATGCCCAATACCGGCCATTGGTAG
- a CDS encoding oxidoreductase, with translation MLRDLLDSPDYSRVVAVARKPLAVSHPKLTVLIGDLASLPALKPQLAADEIFIALGTTRKHTPDEVEYYKIDHDYPLLAAEIARANGARSVFLVTAVGADAASSVFYLRTKGEVERDILALGFEHTHIFRPSMILGEREEDRPRERLIIRIWGALNPLLIGPVDRYRGLAGNDIAHAIVKAARHQTEKVRTYHWKEMAALLRA, from the coding sequence TTGCTGCGCGACTTGCTGGACAGTCCCGACTATTCCCGGGTTGTCGCGGTGGCCCGCAAGCCGCTGGCGGTAAGCCATCCGAAGCTGACGGTGCTGATCGGTGATCTAGCTTCCCTGCCCGCGCTCAAGCCGCAATTGGCTGCGGACGAGATCTTCATCGCGCTGGGGACGACGCGCAAGCACACGCCCGACGAGGTTGAGTACTATAAGATCGATCACGATTATCCGCTGTTGGCGGCCGAGATCGCCAGGGCAAACGGCGCGCGGTCGGTGTTTCTGGTCACGGCCGTCGGCGCCGACGCCGCTTCCAGCGTGTTCTATCTCAGGACCAAGGGCGAGGTGGAGCGGGACATTCTCGCGCTGGGTTTCGAGCACACGCATATCTTCCGCCCCTCGATGATCCTCGGCGAGCGCGAGGAGGACCGCCCGCGTGAACGCCTCATCATTCGGATATGGGGCGCGCTCAATCCGCTGCTCATTGGTCCGGTCGACCGGTACCGCGGGCTCGCCGGCAACGACATCGCGCACGCCATCGTCAAAGCCGCGCGACATCAAACGGAGAAGGTGCGAACCTATCATTGGAAAGAGATGGCAGCGCTGCTTCGAGCGTGA
- a CDS encoding DUF3072 domain-containing protein: MADNTEKDPKDWVSGSDPMTGAQESYLKTLAEQAQESPPEDDLTKAEASELIDKMRQKAGLEH, encoded by the coding sequence ATGGCCGACAACACCGAGAAGGACCCGAAAGACTGGGTTTCCGGCAGCGACCCGATGACCGGAGCCCAGGAATCCTATCTCAAGACCCTCGCCGAGCAGGCCCAGGAGAGCCCGCCCGAGGACGACCTGACCAAGGCCGAGGCTTCCGAGCTGATCGACAAGATGCGGCAAAAAGCCGGGTTGGAGCACTGA
- a CDS encoding DUF2934 domain-containing protein: protein MSDLEQAIRERAYQLWMESGAEHGHAERHWLEAQREVLSVSLGAVARVSKVSSDKKPKPAASRKKRRAA, encoded by the coding sequence ATGTCGGACCTGGAACAAGCGATCCGCGAACGTGCGTATCAGCTCTGGATGGAGAGCGGTGCGGAGCACGGCCACGCCGAACGACATTGGCTCGAAGCGCAGCGCGAAGTTCTCTCGGTCTCGTTGGGCGCCGTCGCGCGGGTCTCGAAGGTGAGCTCCGACAAGAAACCGAAACCGGCAGCTTCGCGAAAGAAGCGTCGCGCCGCCTGA